From one Mycolicibacterium sp. HK-90 genomic stretch:
- a CDS encoding MspA family porin, with amino-acid sequence MKAFSRVLVAMVTAIAGVIAGLFVGAGTSHAGLDNELSLVDGQDRTLTVQQWDTFLNGVFPLDRNRLTREWFHSGRAKYIVAGPGAEEFEGTLELGYQIGFPWSLGVGINFSYTTPNILIDDGDITGPPFGLESVITPNLFPGVSISADLGNGPGIQEVATFSVDVAGAAGGVAVSNAHGTVTGAAGGVLLRPFARLIASTGDSVTTYGEPWNMN; translated from the coding sequence ATGAAGGCATTCAGTCGGGTGCTGGTCGCGATGGTGACCGCAATAGCCGGAGTTATTGCGGGCTTGTTCGTCGGCGCGGGCACTTCCCATGCGGGTTTGGATAACGAACTGAGCCTGGTCGACGGTCAGGATCGGACCTTGACCGTTCAGCAGTGGGATACCTTCCTCAATGGTGTGTTCCCGTTGGACCGCAACCGGCTGACCCGTGAGTGGTTCCATTCCGGCCGGGCCAAGTACATCGTGGCCGGCCCGGGTGCCGAGGAGTTCGAGGGCACCTTGGAGCTGGGCTACCAGATCGGTTTCCCCTGGTCGCTGGGTGTCGGGATCAACTTCTCCTACACCACCCCGAACATCCTGATCGACGACGGTGACATCACCGGTCCTCCGTTCGGTCTGGAGTCGGTGATCACCCCGAACCTGTTCCCGGGTGTGTCGATCAGCGCGGACCTGGGTAACGGCCCGGGTATCCAGGAAGTGGCGACCTTCTCGGTGGATGTGGCCGGTGCGGCCGGTGGTGTGGCGGTGTCCAACGCCCACGGCACGGTGACCGGTGCGGCCGGTGGTGTGCTGCTGCGTCCGTTCGCCCGCCTGATCGCCTCGACCGGTGACAGCGTCACCACCTACGGCGAGCCCTGGAACATGAACTGA
- a CDS encoding HAMP domain-containing sensor histidine kinase has product MTLTPDPGRPAPHDNGRTTATDPGRPAAVNTWRSAADSGRLAAVNLRNTSSLSLRWRVMMLAMSMVAMVVVLMAVAVYAVVSRALYDDLDNQLHSRARLLIESGSLAADPGKAIEGTAYSDVNAMLVIPGRSIYTANQQGQMLPLGKPEKDVISGQLLMSLRTANHQRVLAVHLANGSSLLISKSLAPTGQVLRRLGTVLLIVGGVGVVVAAMAGGAVARAGLRPVGRLTEAAERVARTDDLRPIPVVGSDELARLTEAFNMMLRALAESRERQARLVSDAGHELRTPLTSLRTNVELLMAAQAPGAPPLPKDEMDGLQQDVIAQIEELSTLVGDLVDLTRDDAGGITPEAVDMSEVVDRSLERVRRRRNDIEFDVDVIGWQVFGDAPGLGRAVLNLLDNAAKWSPPNGRVGVRLHQVDPTHAELVVSDHGPGIPPQERALVFERFYRSDAARAMPGSGLGLAIVQQVVLKHGGALRIDETVPGGTPPGASIHMVLPGQPIPNADATHMYPTGGGHPVGADKR; this is encoded by the coding sequence ATGACACTGACTCCGGACCCTGGGCGGCCCGCGCCCCACGACAATGGGCGGACCACCGCCACAGACCCCGGGCGGCCCGCCGCCGTGAACACCTGGCGGTCCGCCGCCGACTCCGGGCGGCTCGCCGCCGTGAACCTCCGCAACACCAGCTCACTGTCGTTGCGCTGGCGCGTGATGATGCTCGCGATGTCCATGGTGGCCATGGTCGTGGTGCTGATGGCCGTCGCCGTCTACGCCGTGGTGTCCCGCGCGCTGTACGACGACCTGGACAACCAGCTGCACAGCCGGGCCCGGCTGCTCATCGAGAGTGGCTCGCTGGCCGCCGATCCCGGCAAGGCGATCGAGGGCACCGCGTACTCCGACGTCAACGCGATGCTGGTGATCCCTGGCCGCTCCATCTACACGGCCAACCAGCAGGGGCAGATGCTGCCGCTGGGCAAGCCCGAGAAGGACGTCATCTCCGGCCAGCTGTTGATGTCGTTGCGTACCGCCAACCATCAACGGGTGCTCGCCGTGCACCTGGCCAACGGCAGCTCGCTGCTGATCTCCAAGAGCCTGGCCCCGACGGGCCAAGTGCTCCGGCGGCTGGGCACCGTGCTGCTCATCGTCGGCGGCGTCGGGGTGGTGGTGGCCGCGATGGCCGGTGGTGCCGTCGCCCGGGCCGGGCTGCGGCCGGTGGGCAGACTCACCGAGGCCGCCGAACGGGTGGCCCGCACCGACGACCTGCGGCCCATCCCGGTGGTGGGCAGCGACGAGCTTGCCAGGCTCACCGAGGCGTTCAACATGATGCTGCGGGCGCTGGCCGAATCCCGGGAACGCCAGGCCCGCCTCGTCTCCGACGCCGGGCATGAGCTGAGAACCCCGCTGACCTCACTGCGCACCAACGTCGAATTGCTCATGGCCGCACAGGCGCCCGGGGCGCCGCCGCTGCCCAAGGACGAGATGGACGGGCTGCAGCAGGATGTGATCGCCCAGATCGAGGAGCTCTCCACCCTGGTCGGTGACCTCGTCGACCTCACCCGCGACGACGCCGGGGGCATCACCCCGGAAGCGGTCGACATGTCCGAGGTCGTCGACCGCAGCCTGGAGCGGGTCCGGCGGCGCCGCAACGACATCGAGTTCGACGTCGACGTCATCGGCTGGCAGGTGTTCGGCGACGCACCGGGTCTCGGTCGTGCGGTGCTCAACCTGCTCGACAACGCCGCCAAGTGGAGTCCGCCCAACGGGCGGGTCGGGGTGCGGTTGCATCAGGTCGATCCGACGCACGCCGAGCTCGTGGTCTCCGATCACGGGCCGGGCATTCCGCCGCAGGAACGTGCGCTGGTGTTCGAGCGGTTCTACCGGTCGGACGCGGCGAGGGCGATGCCGGGTTCCGGCCTCGGGTTGGCTATCGTCCAGCAGGTGGTGCTGAAGCACGGTGGGGCACTGCGGATTGACGAGACCGTGCCGGGCGGCACCCCACCGGGGGCTTCGATTCACATGGTGCTGCCGGGTCAGCCGATCCCCAATGCCGATGCGACACACATGTACCCGACCGGGGGCGGGCACCCCGTCGGCGCGGACAAAAGGTGA
- a CDS encoding molybdenum cofactor biosynthesis protein B: protein MASLRLATPLSAAGYTVAGMEQPGELVGRALVVVVDDRTAHGEEDHSGPLVTELLGEAGFVVDGVVVVAADEVEIRNALNTAVIGGVDLVVSVGGTGVTPRDVTPEATLDILDRELLGIAEALRASGLSAGIVDAGLSRGLSGVSGSTLVVNIAGSRAAVRDGMATLGPLAAQVIGQLSSLEI from the coding sequence ATGGCCAGTCTCCGTCTGGCTACGCCGTTGTCGGCTGCCGGATATACGGTTGCAGGCATGGAACAGCCAGGGGAGTTGGTGGGCCGGGCGCTCGTCGTCGTCGTGGATGATCGCACCGCACACGGCGAGGAGGACCACAGCGGTCCGTTGGTCACGGAGTTGTTGGGTGAGGCCGGCTTCGTCGTCGACGGCGTGGTGGTCGTGGCCGCCGATGAGGTGGAGATCCGTAACGCGTTGAACACCGCGGTTATCGGCGGCGTCGATCTTGTGGTGTCTGTCGGCGGGACGGGCGTGACGCCGCGTGATGTGACGCCGGAGGCCACCCTCGACATTCTCGATCGTGAGCTTCTGGGTATTGCCGAAGCGCTGCGCGCGTCGGGGCTTTCGGCCGGCATCGTCGACGCCGGGCTGTCGCGCGGCCTGTCCGGGGTTTCGGGCAGCACGCTGGTGGTGAACATCGCCGGGTCGCGCGCAGCGGTGCGCGACGGGATGGCCACACTCGGTCCGCTGGCCGCCCAGGTGATAGGCCAGCTATCAAGCTTGGAGATCTAG
- a CDS encoding response regulator transcription factor produces MRILVVDDDRAVRESLRRSLSFNGYSVELAQDGVEALDAIAADRPDAVVLDVMMPRLDGLEVCRQLRSTGDDLPILVLTARDSVSERVAGLDAGADDYLPKPFALEELLARMRALLRRTVNDDGADSQKMTFSDLTLDPVTREVTRGQRQISLTRTEFSLLEMLIANPRRVLTRSRILEEVWGFDFPTSGNALEVYIGYLRRKTEAEGEPRLIHTVRGVGYVLRETPP; encoded by the coding sequence GTGCGCATTCTTGTCGTTGACGACGATCGCGCTGTGCGCGAATCCCTGCGCCGGTCGCTTTCCTTCAATGGTTATTCGGTCGAGCTCGCCCAAGACGGTGTCGAGGCTCTCGACGCGATAGCCGCTGACCGGCCCGACGCCGTGGTCCTGGACGTGATGATGCCCAGGCTCGACGGCTTGGAAGTGTGCCGGCAGCTGCGAAGCACCGGCGACGATCTGCCGATCCTGGTGCTGACCGCCCGCGACTCGGTCTCCGAGCGAGTGGCCGGGCTGGACGCCGGAGCCGACGATTACCTTCCCAAGCCGTTCGCGCTGGAGGAGTTGCTGGCCCGGATGCGCGCGTTGCTGCGCCGCACCGTGAACGACGACGGCGCCGACTCGCAGAAGATGACCTTCTCCGACCTGACCCTGGACCCGGTGACCCGCGAGGTGACCCGCGGCCAGCGTCAGATCAGCCTCACCCGCACCGAGTTCTCGCTGCTGGAGATGCTGATCGCCAACCCGCGGCGGGTGCTCACCCGTAGCCGCATCCTCGAAGAGGTGTGGGGCTTCGACTTCCCGACCTCAGGCAACGCCCTCGAGGTGTACATCGGGTACCTGCGCCGCAAGACCGAGGCCGAAGGCGAGCCCCGGCTGATCCACACCGTGCGCGGCGTCGGCTACGTGCTGCGCGAAACACCCCCCTGA
- the rpmF gene encoding 50S ribosomal protein L32: protein MAVPKRRMSRANTRSRRAQWKAEATGLVGVNVAGQQHKVPRRLLKAARLGLVDLDKR from the coding sequence ATGGCTGTGCCCAAGCGCAGAATGTCGCGCGCGAACACCCGTAGCCGGCGCGCGCAGTGGAAGGCCGAGGCCACCGGTCTCGTCGGCGTCAATGTCGCCGGTCAGCAGCACAAGGTGCCGCGCCGTCTGCTCAAGGCCGCTCGTCTCGGCCTGGTCGATCTCGACAAGCGCTAG
- the mscL gene encoding large-conductance mechanosensitive channel protein MscL produces MLKGFKEFLSRGNVIDLAVAVVIGAAFTGLVTAFTEKVVQPLIDRIGAGPGKEYGILKISLGGDPETFIDFNAVLSAAINFILVAAVIYFVIVLPYKKLRERGEVEQAQDTELSLLTEIRDLLSENGSSGKHVTGPGTGPSPDTAEYTSADRDK; encoded by the coding sequence ATGCTGAAGGGCTTCAAAGAGTTTCTCTCCCGTGGCAACGTCATCGATCTTGCGGTTGCTGTGGTCATCGGCGCCGCCTTCACCGGCTTGGTCACCGCGTTCACGGAGAAGGTGGTCCAGCCTCTGATCGACCGGATCGGCGCAGGCCCCGGCAAGGAATACGGCATCCTCAAGATCTCGCTGGGCGGCGATCCAGAGACGTTCATCGACTTCAACGCCGTCCTGTCCGCCGCCATAAACTTCATCCTGGTGGCCGCGGTGATCTACTTCGTCATCGTCCTGCCATACAAGAAGCTGCGTGAGCGTGGCGAGGTGGAACAGGCGCAGGACACCGAGTTGAGCCTGCTGACCGAGATCCGCGACCTCTTGTCCGAAAACGGCTCCAGCGGCAAGCACGTCACCGGCCCGGGCACCGGCCCGAGCCCCGACACCGCCGAATACACGAGCGCCGACCGCGACAAGTAG
- a CDS encoding S1C family serine protease, with protein sequence MTNHPRYPQQPEHHPGGAPGYAGARPDPYQQPQYDWRYARQQPQQHQPHQTQQHQTQTHQTQTHQTQQQAYRSPYDPYRIPASPQPVPAKKRSKGGLVAGALAVAVVSAGVGGGVATLVHDDHPRLGSQGLGAAPTVPAAALPPGSVEQVAAKVVPSVVKLETDLGRASEEGSGIILTADGLILTNNHVVQAAKPGGPSPIPGAAPATAQTKVTFSDGTTKPFTVVGTDPSSDIAVVRAGDASGLTPITLGSSANLRVGQDVVAIGSPLGLEGTVTTGIISALNRPVAAGGDTRNQNTVLDAIQTDAAINPGNSGGALVNMNGELVGINSAIATMGGDSPQAQSGSIGLGFAIPVDQAKRIADELIQNGTASHASLGVQVANDKASDGAKIVEVTNGGAAAAAGLPSGVVVTKVDDRVIGSADALVAAVRSKAPGDKVTLTFLDQGGKPQTVEVTLGRAEQ encoded by the coding sequence ATGACGAACCACCCGAGGTACCCCCAGCAGCCGGAGCATCATCCCGGCGGCGCCCCCGGATACGCCGGTGCGCGTCCTGACCCTTACCAGCAGCCGCAGTACGACTGGCGCTACGCGCGTCAGCAACCGCAGCAGCACCAACCGCACCAGACGCAGCAGCATCAGACTCAGACCCACCAGACGCAGACACATCAGACTCAGCAGCAGGCGTACCGCTCGCCGTATGACCCCTACCGCATCCCGGCGAGCCCCCAGCCGGTCCCGGCGAAGAAGCGCTCCAAGGGCGGTCTGGTCGCCGGTGCGCTCGCCGTGGCCGTGGTGTCGGCCGGCGTCGGCGGCGGCGTGGCCACCCTGGTCCACGACGATCACCCGCGGCTCGGCAGCCAGGGTCTCGGCGCGGCGCCGACCGTTCCCGCCGCGGCCCTGCCGCCCGGTTCGGTGGAGCAGGTGGCGGCCAAGGTGGTGCCGAGCGTGGTCAAGCTGGAGACCGATCTGGGCCGCGCCTCCGAAGAGGGTTCGGGCATCATCCTGACCGCCGACGGTCTCATCCTGACCAACAATCACGTCGTCCAGGCCGCCAAGCCGGGTGGGCCCAGCCCGATCCCGGGCGCCGCACCGGCCACCGCCCAGACCAAGGTGACGTTCTCCGACGGGACCACCAAGCCGTTCACGGTGGTGGGCACCGACCCGAGCAGCGACATCGCGGTGGTCCGCGCGGGAGACGCGTCGGGCCTGACCCCGATCACGCTCGGTTCGTCGGCCAATCTGCGAGTGGGGCAGGACGTGGTGGCCATCGGCTCGCCGCTGGGTCTCGAGGGCACCGTCACCACCGGCATCATCAGCGCGCTGAACCGGCCGGTCGCCGCCGGCGGCGACACCCGCAACCAGAACACCGTGCTCGACGCCATCCAGACCGACGCCGCGATCAACCCGGGCAACTCCGGTGGCGCATTGGTGAACATGAACGGCGAACTGGTCGGCATCAATTCGGCGATCGCCACCATGGGCGGGGATTCGCCTCAGGCCCAGAGCGGTTCGATCGGCCTGGGCTTTGCGATCCCGGTCGATCAGGCCAAGCGCATCGCCGACGAGCTGATCCAGAACGGGACGGCCTCGCACGCTTCGCTGGGAGTCCAGGTGGCGAACGACAAGGCAAGCGACGGCGCCAAGATCGTCGAGGTGACGAATGGGGGCGCGGCGGCGGCAGCGGGACTGCCCAGCGGCGTGGTGGTGACCAAGGTCGACGACCGGGTGATCGGCAGCGCCGACGCGCTCGTGGCCGCGGTGCGCTCCAAGGCCCCCGGCGACAAGGTCACGTTGACCTTCCTCGACCAAGGTGGCAAACCACAGACCGTCGAGGTCACCCTCGGAAGGGCTGAGCAGTGA
- a CDS encoding SAF domain-containing protein: MAESLNPPPWRRLTAARPDWTRTVAARRVAAAGLVVLAAVAALRSDPRGEFTEVAVAAHDLSPGTALTAADVHLERRSTTSLPDGAQREVDEVVGATLTAPARRGEVLTDVRLLGSRLAESAAGPDARIVPLQLSDTALLDLIRAGDVVDVLTVAGDQDDQHPTRPVVVASGAVVVLVSEKPRAAGAGGDRVALVALPARSANEVAAISLVQAVTVTIH, from the coding sequence ATGGCCGAATCACTCAACCCGCCACCTTGGCGTCGGCTGACCGCTGCGCGGCCGGACTGGACCCGCACGGTCGCCGCGCGCCGGGTGGCCGCTGCCGGGTTGGTGGTGTTGGCCGCTGTCGCCGCGCTGCGCTCCGATCCGCGTGGTGAATTCACCGAGGTTGCGGTCGCGGCGCACGACCTGTCCCCCGGCACCGCACTGACGGCCGCCGATGTGCACCTGGAGCGTCGCAGCACCACGTCGCTGCCCGACGGCGCACAACGTGAGGTCGACGAGGTCGTCGGTGCGACGCTCACCGCGCCCGCCCGTCGCGGCGAGGTGCTCACCGATGTCCGGCTGCTCGGCTCACGGCTGGCCGAGTCCGCGGCGGGCCCCGATGCGCGGATCGTTCCGCTGCAGCTCAGCGACACCGCCCTACTGGACCTGATCCGCGCCGGTGACGTGGTTGACGTGCTGACGGTGGCCGGAGATCAGGACGACCAGCATCCGACACGGCCCGTCGTGGTCGCATCCGGTGCCGTGGTGGTCCTGGTGTCGGAGAAGCCCCGCGCCGCCGGTGCAGGTGGTGACCGGGTGGCACTGGTGGCACTGCCGGCCCGCTCAGCCAACGAGGTGGCGGCCATCAGCCTCGTGCAAGCGGTCACGGTGACGATCCACTGA